A window of Tautonia plasticadhaerens contains these coding sequences:
- a CDS encoding MBL fold metallo-hydrolase: MVERRYLFPGVIELNVQARRRLGVNIYLIDGGSEYLLIDVGFLDELGDVLELIRQMNYSLSACKMIVATHADADHTQGLARAREVLKCPVAAHPKSVALLETGDEIATFSRIDAQNIHIPMPPCKVDTTVDEGDVLKVGDRSLQVWSTPGHTAGQLSFRMGELLFSGDNIFRDGSVGVIDAHHGSNLTDFAASLRRIRDADVEFLLPSHGPIFRKDRALIDATIARLETYMHLADFGTCAIDWPLLDQWEEELASGKLPV, encoded by the coding sequence ATGGTCGAGCGACGATACCTGTTCCCCGGAGTCATCGAGCTGAACGTCCAGGCCCGCCGGCGGCTGGGCGTGAACATCTACCTGATCGACGGCGGGTCGGAGTACCTCCTGATCGACGTCGGCTTCCTCGACGAACTGGGGGACGTTCTCGAGCTGATCCGCCAGATGAACTACAGCCTCTCGGCCTGCAAGATGATCGTCGCCACCCACGCCGACGCCGACCACACCCAGGGGCTGGCCCGGGCGAGGGAGGTGCTCAAGTGCCCCGTGGCGGCGCACCCGAAGTCGGTCGCCCTGCTGGAGACCGGCGACGAGATCGCCACCTTCTCCCGGATCGACGCCCAGAACATCCACATCCCGATGCCCCCTTGCAAGGTGGACACGACCGTCGACGAGGGGGACGTGCTGAAGGTCGGCGACCGGTCGCTGCAGGTCTGGAGCACCCCGGGGCACACCGCCGGGCAGCTCTCCTTCCGGATGGGGGAGTTGCTGTTCTCGGGCGACAACATCTTCCGGGACGGCAGCGTCGGGGTAATCGACGCGCACCACGGGTCGAATCTCACGGACTTCGCCGCCAGCCTGAGGCGGATCCGGGACGCCGACGTCGAGTTCCTGCTCCCCTCCCACGGGCCGATCTTCCGCAAGGACCGCGCCCTAATCGACGCGACGATCGCGAGGCTGGAGACCTACATGCACCTGGCCGACTTCGGCACCTGCGCCATCGACTGGCCCCTGCTGGATCAGTGGGAGGAGGAGCTGGCCTCGGGCAAGCTCCCCGTCTGA
- a CDS encoding c-type cytochrome: protein MQRTPSRRSPIGSLLVLLATALLATPAMGGDEPPDPEQLLPGLVAEFRPTDEGPGDVPTVLRRVDRDLVHDWGGGVPDPRLSSHSFSATWDGWVLIRNPGPHRFQLSTGGRARLLIDGRPVVTAGEGTDPSGTVELRPGLAKIRLESAHERGNARILLDWEGPDFATEHVPAHLLFHEASLRPPVDRFEQGRRLADRLGCASCHEVLGMPGHRAFGPTLDSSTDLRADWIRGWLVDPPAARPGTPMPGFGLDRAQAADLAAFLGSVSGPEARPDLEGQMALNVADPGRGRLLFRSAGCLACHTRGDADETRHVRTAPDLGGLGLKRSREAVSSYLGGSGRNDPGRHRPSLGLTPDAAAHLAAYLTEGEVPAPDAGSTLSNPGDPDRGRALAESIGCTSCHEIPGLRPPIGIGALSHTSDPAAGCLADEPPPRTPRFGLNNEERERLRAFVAEIPDRPVPIPASTLAEDHLRRRNCLGCHSRDGSGGEALGSRLALLLGEDRELNALKGTLTPPDLSSVGGKLRPEYLDLALTGEAPVARPWLSMRMPRYAFEPGEADAIASYFRNHDRVEGARPADHEPPSLGGEVGLTLLGREGFGCVSCHVVGGRIPPGGEAETLGPDLGLAHRRMTRPYYDRWLGDPQRIIPGTPMPQFLTPAPGIHGTVDEQLGAIWEALGDDRLAERTSMATRQFLVPPEDRDLVVRDMIVPDDTPSTHYPRGLVVGLRNGSSLLFDADRLAWIRWWDGGFLSRTKRGRLWEWHPEGRRLWVSTRSNPPVVFEDGAGAIVPPREDRGRFGSFAELRFEPDGVRLVYELEAPGDVPVEVSERLRPRPDGWERSVEVVGTPDDLLPVVLVGDGPLAKGTRPGLVRVEGATVRVEDVLGGGMIVRSVGGDGSDAALLVRGSRVEEGQWAVRIRVEITPDP from the coding sequence ATGCAACGGACACCCTCTCGTCGTTCACCGATCGGGTCGCTGCTCGTACTCCTGGCGACCGCACTGCTTGCCACACCGGCGATGGGGGGAGACGAGCCACCCGATCCCGAGCAGCTCCTCCCCGGCCTCGTGGCCGAGTTCCGCCCGACCGACGAAGGACCCGGGGATGTGCCGACGGTCCTGAGGCGGGTCGATCGGGATCTGGTGCACGACTGGGGAGGCGGCGTGCCCGACCCTCGCCTGTCATCCCACTCCTTCTCGGCCACCTGGGACGGCTGGGTGCTGATCCGGAACCCTGGGCCCCATCGCTTCCAACTCTCGACAGGGGGACGGGCCCGCCTGCTCATCGACGGGCGTCCGGTCGTGACCGCGGGGGAGGGGACGGACCCCTCCGGCACGGTCGAGCTTCGACCCGGGCTGGCCAAGATCCGCCTGGAATCCGCACACGAACGCGGGAATGCACGCATCTTGCTCGACTGGGAGGGACCCGACTTCGCCACCGAGCACGTGCCCGCCCATCTCCTGTTCCACGAGGCATCGTTAAGGCCGCCGGTCGACCGGTTCGAGCAGGGGAGGCGACTGGCGGATCGTCTCGGCTGCGCGAGCTGTCACGAGGTGCTGGGAATGCCGGGGCACCGCGCGTTCGGGCCCACGCTCGACTCCTCAACGGACCTCCGGGCCGACTGGATCCGGGGTTGGCTGGTCGACCCTCCGGCGGCCCGCCCCGGGACCCCGATGCCCGGTTTCGGGCTCGACCGGGCCCAGGCCGCCGACCTCGCCGCCTTCCTCGGCTCCGTCTCCGGGCCCGAGGCCCGCCCGGATCTCGAGGGGCAGATGGCGCTGAACGTCGCCGATCCGGGCCGGGGTCGGCTCCTGTTCCGCTCCGCCGGTTGCCTCGCCTGCCATACCCGGGGAGACGCCGACGAGACCAGACACGTCCGAACGGCCCCGGACCTCGGTGGGCTGGGACTCAAGCGATCGAGGGAGGCCGTTTCCTCCTATCTCGGCGGGTCGGGCCGGAACGACCCGGGACGCCACCGCCCTTCCCTAGGCCTCACCCCCGACGCGGCAGCCCACCTCGCCGCTTACCTCACCGAAGGAGAGGTTCCGGCACCGGACGCCGGGTCGACGCTCTCGAATCCCGGTGATCCTGACCGGGGCCGGGCCCTGGCCGAGTCGATCGGCTGCACTTCCTGCCACGAGATCCCGGGCCTTCGCCCGCCGATCGGGATCGGGGCCCTCTCCCATACCTCGGACCCGGCTGCCGGCTGCCTCGCCGACGAACCTCCCCCCCGGACGCCCCGATTCGGGCTGAACAACGAGGAACGGGAGCGGCTGCGGGCCTTCGTCGCCGAGATCCCCGATCGTCCCGTCCCGATCCCGGCCTCGACCCTCGCGGAGGACCACCTCCGACGGCGAAACTGCCTCGGCTGCCATTCCCGGGACGGCTCGGGCGGCGAGGCGCTCGGATCCCGGCTCGCCCTCCTGCTCGGAGAGGACCGCGAGCTGAATGCGCTGAAAGGCACGCTGACCCCCCCCGACCTCTCCTCGGTCGGCGGGAAGCTCAGGCCCGAGTACCTCGACCTGGCCCTGACCGGGGAGGCGCCGGTCGCGAGGCCCTGGCTCTCGATGCGAATGCCCCGCTACGCCTTCGAGCCGGGAGAGGCCGACGCGATCGCCTCCTACTTCAGGAATCACGACCGGGTCGAGGGCGCCCGGCCCGCCGATCACGAGCCCCCGTCCCTGGGAGGCGAGGTGGGCTTGACCCTGCTCGGCCGGGAGGGGTTCGGCTGCGTCTCCTGCCACGTGGTCGGCGGACGGATCCCGCCGGGGGGGGAGGCGGAGACGCTCGGACCCGATCTCGGGCTGGCCCATCGACGCATGACCCGCCCGTATTACGACCGATGGCTCGGGGATCCCCAGCGGATCATCCCCGGCACGCCGATGCCGCAGTTCCTTACGCCCGCCCCTGGCATCCACGGCACGGTCGACGAGCAGCTCGGCGCGATCTGGGAGGCCCTGGGAGATGACCGGCTCGCCGAGCGGACCTCGATGGCCACCCGGCAATTCCTGGTCCCTCCCGAGGACCGCGACCTCGTCGTCCGGGACATGATCGTCCCCGACGACACCCCGTCCACGCACTACCCCCGGGGCCTGGTCGTCGGCCTCCGGAACGGGAGCTCGCTGCTCTTCGACGCCGATCGCCTCGCCTGGATCCGCTGGTGGGACGGCGGGTTCCTCTCCCGGACCAAGCGGGGGCGGCTCTGGGAATGGCACCCGGAAGGCAGGCGTCTCTGGGTCTCCACCCGGTCGAATCCCCCCGTGGTCTTCGAGGACGGGGCGGGGGCGATCGTGCCGCCCCGGGAGGATCGGGGCCGCTTCGGCTCGTTCGCCGAACTGCGGTTTGAGCCGGACGGCGTCCGCCTGGTCTATGAGCTGGAGGCCCCCGGGGACGTCCCGGTCGAGGTGTCCGAGCGCCTCCGGCCTCGGCCCGATGGCTGGGAGCGATCGGTCGAGGTGGTCGGGACCCCGGACGACCTCCTCCCCGTCGTCCTCGTCGGGGACGGGCCCCTGGCCAAGGGGACTCGTCCGGGGCTCGTCCGGGTCGAGGGCGCGACCGTCCGGGTCGAGGACGTGCTCGGGGGCGGGATGATCGTCCGATCGGTGGGCGGAGACGGGAGTGACGCGGCCCTCCTCGTCCGGGGAAGCCGGGTCGAGGAGGGCCAATGGGCCGTTCGGATCCGGGTCGAGATCACGCCGGATCCCTGA
- a CDS encoding FIST signal transduction protein has product MAIAAEALSTESASEEAIRDVLDRVGRHFEGGRANLALVFASPHHLEAMPTIADRLREQDLADCVIGCSAESILGEGREVETGPALVLWALRMPGIRARPFRADSPEVIASLDIGPPDGTSPTRAMILLGDPYSFPAEDWIGAMNSRHPGLPVVGGMASAANAPGENRLILDGETVRDGAVGILIDGPALLRTVVSQGCRPIGRPMIVTKSDRNVILELGRVPAVEVLKELLESLAPGEMDRVRQGLHLGRVMSEYRDSFGRGDFLVRNVIGVDPRGGVAVADHIRVGQTVQFHVRDAESADEDLRELLDRSGAGSPVAGLLFTCNGRGSRLFGTPDHDASVLADRLGPIPITGFFAMGELGPVSGHNYLHGFTASVLLFEPPGP; this is encoded by the coding sequence ATGGCCATCGCCGCCGAGGCCCTCTCGACCGAATCGGCGAGCGAGGAGGCCATCCGGGACGTCCTCGACCGGGTCGGGCGTCATTTCGAGGGTGGGAGGGCGAACCTCGCCCTGGTCTTCGCCTCTCCCCACCACCTCGAAGCCATGCCGACGATCGCCGATCGGCTCCGCGAGCAGGACCTGGCCGACTGCGTGATCGGCTGCTCCGCGGAGTCGATCCTGGGCGAGGGTCGGGAGGTCGAGACGGGACCGGCGCTGGTGCTCTGGGCGTTGCGGATGCCGGGGATCCGGGCCCGGCCCTTCCGTGCGGACTCGCCCGAGGTGATCGCCTCCCTGGACATCGGGCCGCCGGATGGGACGTCGCCGACCCGGGCCATGATCCTGCTGGGCGACCCATACTCGTTCCCGGCCGAGGACTGGATCGGGGCGATGAACAGTCGTCATCCCGGACTCCCGGTGGTCGGCGGGATGGCCAGCGCGGCCAACGCCCCCGGTGAGAACCGGCTCATCCTCGACGGCGAGACGGTCCGTGACGGCGCGGTTGGGATCCTGATCGACGGCCCGGCCCTCCTGAGGACCGTGGTCAGCCAGGGTTGCCGCCCGATCGGCCGCCCGATGATCGTCACGAAGTCGGACCGCAACGTCATCCTGGAGTTGGGCCGAGTGCCCGCGGTCGAGGTGCTCAAGGAGTTGCTGGAATCCCTCGCTCCCGGGGAGATGGACCGGGTCCGGCAGGGGCTCCACCTCGGGCGAGTGATGAGCGAGTACCGAGACTCGTTCGGGCGGGGTGATTTCCTGGTCCGGAACGTGATCGGGGTCGACCCGAGGGGCGGGGTCGCCGTCGCCGACCACATCCGGGTCGGCCAGACCGTCCAGTTCCATGTCCGCGATGCGGAGTCGGCCGATGAAGATCTCCGGGAACTGCTGGACCGCTCGGGCGCCGGGTCGCCCGTGGCCGGCCTGCTATTCACCTGCAACGGCAGGGGGTCCCGCCTCTTCGGGACGCCGGACCACGACGCCTCGGTCCTGGCCGACCGCCTCGGGCCGATCCCCATCACCGGATTCTTCGCGATGGGAGAGCTGGGGCCGGTCTCAGGCCACAACTACCTGCATGGCTTCACCGCCAGCGTCTTGTTGTTCGAGCCCCCGGGACCGTGA
- a CDS encoding polysaccharide biosynthesis/export family protein, with protein MDCTRTARWRLAWVVPLLALIACGCQTVRTPEEKIAQSNLPRELEKTSMPEYVVEPPDLIRIEVLEALPGRPVTGERLVRPDGKISLDFYGDIYVAGLTISEIKEKVIIHLRQFLTDEALGLIELDPDTLEYEKIPPKESNRIFVDVSSYNSKVYYIQGDVIQPGRLVLTGNETVLDAINYAGGLLPTAATQNIRLVRPAPPGACCTQVLPVNLAAIVNAGDTTTNYQIMPGDRIVIYRDPIVRTTVFINRLAEPFFSVLNGIQIYSFAAQSLRFLNRPIDNNLGGNTNNVVLPNATNPALGVR; from the coding sequence ATGGATTGCACACGGACGGCTCGATGGCGGCTGGCCTGGGTCGTGCCGCTGCTCGCCCTGATCGCCTGCGGATGCCAGACGGTCAGGACGCCCGAGGAGAAGATCGCCCAGAGCAACCTGCCTCGGGAGCTCGAGAAGACGTCGATGCCCGAGTACGTGGTCGAGCCCCCCGACCTGATCCGGATCGAGGTGCTGGAGGCCCTCCCAGGCCGCCCGGTCACCGGCGAGCGGCTGGTCCGGCCCGACGGGAAGATCTCGCTCGACTTCTACGGCGACATCTATGTCGCCGGCCTGACCATCTCCGAGATCAAGGAGAAGGTCATCATCCACCTCCGCCAGTTCCTCACCGACGAGGCGCTCGGCCTCATCGAGCTGGATCCGGACACCCTCGAATACGAGAAGATCCCGCCGAAGGAGTCCAACCGCATCTTCGTCGACGTCTCCTCGTACAACAGCAAGGTCTATTACATCCAGGGTGACGTGATCCAGCCGGGCCGCCTCGTCCTGACGGGCAACGAGACGGTGCTCGACGCGATCAACTACGCCGGGGGCTTGCTGCCCACCGCGGCGACCCAGAACATCCGACTCGTCCGCCCGGCCCCCCCCGGGGCGTGCTGCACGCAGGTCCTGCCGGTGAACCTCGCGGCGATCGTCAACGCCGGGGACACGACTACCAACTACCAGATCATGCCCGGCGACCGGATTGTCATCTATCGCGACCCGATCGTGCGGACGACCGTGTTCATCAACCGGCTGGCCGAGCCGTTCTTCTCGGTGCTCAACGGCATCCAGATCTACTCCTTCGCGGCCCAGAGCCTCCGGTTCTTGAATCGGCCGATAGACAACAATCTCGGCGGCAATACCAACAACGTCGTCCTGCCGAACGCCACCAACCCGGCGCTGGGCGTTCGTTAG
- a CDS encoding ATP-binding protein, with product MIARDPILDALADAVILVDPLGRIVQANRAAQELAGRPEGPLSGLDLSELLSEVERTEVDADPMWSHRARVVRPDGTSVRVEYASNPAQVESGEELSVLTVRPRKGGLGAGGRDALLEYLRMTAKVTNRLGSRPSLELVLSTAVETLIEGFDAALARVWIVDRGTGRYRLAASGAPGRSIRIGSSLKDESADPPVEVVEVARSGMHFLVEGLRDDDRFDPAWIERHGLGSLIALPLAVAGERHGILVAGMRTEPTEECLDALLGFSTIISASFNDVQLLLGELAARVDAEAEHRRFQTIVDLIPIGVVLATGPGPEVALINPSGRELLGTDGSISLDDFAHRLPVRAVDGGPILDADRPLWRAFNRGEQVRETLRLERPDGQERILEVIAGPFPGPDGGAIATFMDITERSELQSDLAMRAAQLKALLDHLPVGVAYFDPDCRCRACNGPAWRILGRSRSKIIGASAEELFVESPGLLAAVRRCVSEHEPHAQINAPWSEEPGADSPRYLEWRFEPLMTSTREPIGALALIVDVTARKRTADAMQKARDDAERSARNKARFLSAISHDLRTPVNALNLLAEALDRRLRGLPEDAELARLSSYLRRASGNLAELVSDLLDLTCFDSGEVTQHLIDFPLAEWLDSTLGPMAMAAQQKGLEFTWSIEAGVTWIRADRVKLGRVLTNLVGNAIKFTDSGSVRVSAGLPPDGRLVLSVEDTGPGIPDAQLGRIFDEFAQLRNPERDRNKGTGLGLAICRRLVEAVGGRLEVTSLADNGSRFSALFPVVPLPGPTTGSTGRFPDGPCTSDRPQVLLVEDDETTRLPMSQLLELSGFDVSTASDGAGALELLSTGRPALVLLDLMMPRMDGIEVLRRIRSDPVLWDLPVLILSGDVLDERARQLDALGVSGTLAKPIDFDRLLQVLDQVAPRTP from the coding sequence GTGATCGCTCGAGATCCGATCCTCGACGCACTGGCCGACGCAGTCATCCTGGTCGATCCCCTCGGTCGGATCGTCCAGGCGAACCGGGCAGCCCAGGAGCTCGCCGGCCGGCCAGAGGGGCCGCTCTCGGGCCTGGATCTCTCGGAGCTGCTCTCGGAAGTCGAGCGGACGGAGGTCGATGCGGATCCGATGTGGTCCCACCGGGCCCGGGTCGTCAGGCCGGACGGGACGTCGGTCCGGGTCGAGTATGCCTCGAACCCCGCGCAGGTGGAATCGGGAGAGGAGCTGAGCGTCCTGACCGTCCGCCCCCGGAAGGGCGGCCTGGGGGCCGGGGGGCGGGATGCCCTGCTCGAGTACCTGAGGATGACGGCCAAGGTCACCAACCGACTCGGCTCCCGGCCCAGCCTGGAGTTGGTGCTGTCGACGGCGGTGGAGACGCTGATCGAGGGATTCGATGCGGCCCTGGCCAGGGTCTGGATCGTCGACCGGGGGACGGGCCGGTATCGGCTCGCGGCCTCGGGGGCACCGGGACGATCGATCCGGATCGGTTCCTCGCTGAAGGATGAGTCGGCCGATCCGCCGGTCGAGGTCGTCGAGGTGGCTCGGAGCGGGATGCACTTCCTCGTCGAGGGGCTCCGGGACGACGATCGGTTCGACCCGGCCTGGATCGAGCGGCACGGCCTCGGTTCCCTGATCGCCCTGCCGCTAGCGGTGGCGGGCGAGCGCCACGGGATCCTCGTGGCGGGGATGCGAACCGAACCGACCGAGGAGTGCCTGGACGCCCTGCTCGGCTTCTCGACGATCATCTCGGCCTCGTTCAACGACGTGCAGTTGCTCCTGGGGGAGCTGGCCGCGCGGGTCGACGCCGAGGCCGAGCACCGGCGATTCCAGACGATCGTCGACCTGATCCCCATCGGCGTGGTGCTGGCCACCGGCCCCGGCCCCGAGGTCGCGCTGATCAACCCGAGCGGCCGAGAACTGCTGGGCACCGACGGGTCGATCTCGCTGGACGATTTCGCCCACCGACTGCCGGTGAGGGCCGTCGACGGGGGGCCGATCCTCGATGCCGACCGGCCCTTGTGGCGAGCCTTCAACCGCGGGGAGCAGGTGAGGGAGACGCTCCGGCTGGAACGTCCCGACGGGCAGGAGCGGATCCTGGAGGTCATCGCCGGGCCCTTCCCCGGGCCCGACGGCGGGGCGATCGCCACCTTCATGGACATCACTGAGCGGAGCGAGCTCCAATCGGACCTGGCGATGCGGGCGGCGCAGCTCAAGGCGCTGCTGGACCACCTGCCGGTCGGCGTCGCCTACTTCGACCCCGACTGCCGATGCCGGGCCTGCAACGGCCCGGCCTGGCGGATCCTCGGCCGATCGCGGTCGAAGATCATCGGGGCCTCGGCCGAGGAGCTGTTCGTCGAATCCCCCGGGCTGCTCGCGGCGGTCCGCCGCTGCGTCTCGGAGCATGAGCCCCACGCGCAGATCAACGCCCCGTGGTCCGAGGAGCCGGGGGCCGACTCGCCCCGGTACCTGGAATGGCGGTTCGAGCCGCTGATGACCTCGACCAGGGAGCCGATCGGCGCCCTCGCGTTGATCGTCGACGTGACCGCCCGCAAGCGGACCGCCGACGCGATGCAGAAGGCCCGGGACGACGCCGAGCGATCGGCCCGCAACAAGGCCCGATTCCTCTCGGCGATCAGCCACGACCTGAGGACGCCGGTCAACGCCTTGAACCTGCTGGCCGAGGCCCTCGACCGGCGGCTCCGGGGCCTGCCCGAGGACGCCGAGCTGGCCCGGCTCTCGTCCTACCTCCGACGAGCCTCGGGGAACCTGGCCGAGCTGGTCAGCGACCTCCTGGATCTGACCTGCTTCGACTCCGGCGAGGTGACGCAGCACCTGATCGACTTCCCGCTGGCCGAATGGCTCGACTCCACCCTCGGGCCGATGGCGATGGCCGCCCAGCAGAAAGGACTGGAGTTCACCTGGTCGATCGAGGCCGGGGTGACCTGGATCCGGGCCGATCGGGTGAAACTCGGCCGGGTGCTGACCAACCTCGTCGGCAACGCCATCAAATTCACCGACTCCGGCTCGGTCCGGGTTTCGGCCGGGCTGCCCCCCGACGGGCGGTTGGTCCTGAGCGTCGAGGACACCGGGCCGGGGATCCCGGACGCCCAGCTCGGCCGGATCTTCGACGAGTTCGCCCAGCTCCGCAATCCCGAACGGGACCGCAACAAGGGGACCGGCCTCGGCCTGGCGATCTGCCGGAGGCTGGTCGAGGCGGTCGGCGGCCGGCTGGAAGTCACCAGCCTCGCGGACAACGGCAGTCGATTCTCGGCGCTGTTCCCGGTCGTCCCGCTGCCCGGGCCCACGACCGGCTCGACTGGCCGTTTCCCCGACGGTCCCTGCACGAGCGACCGCCCCCAGGTGTTGCTGGTCGAGGACGACGAGACGACCCGCCTGCCGATGAGCCAACTGCTGGAACTCTCCGGCTTCGACGTCTCGACCGCGAGTGACGGCGCGGGGGCGTTGGAGCTGCTCTCGACGGGCCGACCCGCCCTGGTCCTGCTGGACCTGATGATGCCGAGGATGGACGGCATCGAGGTCCTCCGTCGCATCCGCAGCGACCCGGTCCTCTGGGATCTGCCCGTCCTGATCCTCTCCGGAGACGTGCTCGACGAGCGGGCCAGGCAGCTGGACGCCCTCGGCGTCAGCGGCACGCTGGCCAAGCCCATCGACTTCGACCGGCTGCTCCAGGTGCTCGATCAGGTCGCCCCCCGGACGCCATGA